The Terriglobales bacterium genome window below encodes:
- a CDS encoding NIPSNAP family protein, whose protein sequence is MIYELRVYRVVQGRMAALLTRFEHQTLPIMVRHGILQVGFWTTIVGRSEQHLTYLLAWESLAKRQEQWDAFESDAEWLAIRKSTEEDGPLIIDIESSLLRPTNFSAAK, encoded by the coding sequence ATGATCTACGAGCTTCGTGTTTACAGAGTGGTGCAGGGCCGCATGGCGGCTCTGCTGACACGCTTCGAACATCAAACCTTGCCGATAATGGTCCGCCATGGCATCCTGCAAGTCGGGTTCTGGACGACAATCGTTGGTCGCTCAGAACAACACCTGACTTATCTGCTCGCATGGGAGTCGCTTGCGAAGCGCCAAGAACAGTGGGATGCGTTTGAGTCAGACGCTGAATGGCTGGCCATCCGTAAATCGACAGAGGAGGACGGCCCTTTGATCATCGATATCGAAAGCTCTCTCTTGAGACCAACGAACTTCTCAGCAGCCAAATGA